ATGGAGCCGTGGGTGCGCTCGCAGCGCCTCTCGGTGCGCGACCGCATCACGCACCACCACCTGCTCGCATCCTCGGCAATTCCCTTCGTGTTTCCGGCGACCGCGCTGCCGATGCAGGGGCACACCGAATACTTCGGCGACGGCTCGATGCGCCAGTCGGCGCCCATCGCGGCGGCGATTCACCTGGGCGCCGAGCGCATCCTGGTGATCGGCGCGGGCCGCATGCACGAGCCGCGCGAGACCACCGCGCCCAACACGCACAGCGGCTATCCGACGATGGCGCAGATCGCGGGCCATGCGCTGTCGAGCATCTTTCTCGATGCGCTGGCGGTGGACATCGAGCGGCTGCGGCGCATCAACCACACGCTGGGGCTGATTCCCGAGGAAGTGCGCGCATCGAGCGCGCTGCGCCCGCTCGACCTGCTGGTGATCTCGCCTTCGGAGCGCCTGGACGTGATCGCGGCGCGCCATGTGGATTCGCTGCCCGGCGCGGTGCGGCACCTGCTGGGCGGCTCGAAGGCTGCGGCCGACGTGAAGGGCGGCGCCCTCGCGAGCTACCTGCTGTTCGAGTCGGGCTACACGCGCGAGCTGATGGCGCTCGGGCGGGCCGATGCGATGAAGCAGCGCGACGAAGTGCTGCGGTTCTTCGGGTGGAACGCGGCCTGAACTAGAGCCGCACCGGCGCACTCTGCCTGCGCAGGACTTCGTCCGCATCGAGCCCAACGAGATCGCGGTACACCGAAGGTGCGGTCGCGCCCTCCGTGCTGATCAGCAGCACCTTCGAGCGCACATCGAGCCGCACCTTTCGCCACAGGTCGTCCGACAGCGTGAGCACGCGCAATGCCGCGATGCCCGCAGCGCCCGATTCGCCGCTCACGATGGGGCTGTCGTGCGCCGAGCCTCGCGCCAGGAGGCACATCGCCTCGACCGCGTCGCCGTCTTCGATGGTGAGGAAGGCATCGACCGACGGCGCGAGAAAACGCCAGGCCAGCGGCGAGGTTTCCCCGCAGGCGAGGCCGGCCATCACCGAGTCGACGCTGCCGGTGGCATTCGATGCAAAGCCGTTGATCGCGCTCTGCAGCAGGCAATCGGCCTGGCGCGGCTCGACGACGATGAGCGTCGGCCGCTTCTCGCCGTACTGCTCCCACAGGTAGCTCGCCACGCCCGCGGCCAGCCCGCCGACGCCGCCCTGCAGGATCACGTGCGAGAACATCACCGTGCCCTCCTGCTGCTCCATCACCTCGTCGGCCAGGATGCCGTAGCCCTGCATCACGTCGCGCGGAATGTCTTCGTAGCCGGCGTAGGAGGTGTCGGAGACCACCTGCCAGCCGTGCTCCTGCGCCAGTGCGGCCGCATGCGCGACCGAGGCGTCGTAGTTGCCCTCGATGCGCACGATCTCCGCGCCGAAGTCCGCGATGGCGGTTTCGCGCTCCACGCTCACATGCCGGTGCAGCACGATCACGCAGCGCACGCCGATGCTTTGCGCCGCAGCGGCCAGCGCACGGCCGTGGTTCCCGTCGGTGGCGCTGATGACGACCAGCGACTGCAGTTCTGCCGCATGCGCGCCGCGCAGCACGTCCACCGGGTCCCACGCGGGATGGGCCCGCAGGATGAGCCGCACGAGCGCGGCCGGCGCACCCAGCGCCTTGAAGCTGCCGAGCGACGAGCGCTTCGACTCGTCCTTCACGAAGATGCCGGCCACGCCCAGTTCCTCCGCCATGTCGGGCAGCTGCCAGAGCGGCGTGGGTTCGGGCGCGAGCTGCGACCAGCGCGAGAGCCAGGCGCGCGTGCGCTTCGCCTCGGCGATGCTGAGGATGTCGCGAAGCTCGCCGGGGTAGGCGCCGCGGGTGGCGTTCTTGTTGATGACCAGCATGGGAGAAAGGAAAAGGGTTGTCTTGTCGGTCAGCGCGGAAGGCGCAGGCGGACGATTTCCGCGAAGTAGCGGGCGCCCGTTTCGAGCACCTCGTCGTTGAAGTCGTAGCTGCCGTTGTGCAGCGGCGTGCCGCCGGGTGCGCCCTCGGCGCCGTTGCCCAGGAACACGAAGGCGCCCGGCACCACCTTGAGGAATGCGCCGAAGTCCTCGGAAATCATCATCGGTGCCACGTTGGCATCGACGTTCTCCGCACCCACGACGGCCGTGGCAGCCGCCACCGCGACGGGCACGCATTCGGCCCAGTTCACCGTGGGCGCGAACTCGTGCGTGTAGCTGAAGTCGCACCCCGCGCCGTGCATGCGGCAGATGCCTTCGCTGATCTCGCGCATGCGCGCGGCCAGCATCTTCTGCACCTCGGGGTCGTAGCTGCGCGTGTCGCCCTTGATGACCACGTTCGACGGAATCGCGTTGCGGATGCCGTCGGTGATGAACTCGGTGCACGAGACCACCGCCTGCGCGCCCGGGTCGAGCGTGCGCGCGACGATGGACTGCAGCGCGAGCACGATCTGCGCGCCGATGACGATCGGATCGATCCCCATGTGCGGCCGCGCGGCATGCGTGCCGCGGCCCTTCACGTGGATGACGAAGTTGTCCTCGCTCGCCATGAGGCCGCCCGCGCGCGTTGAAATCGTGCCCGCGCGCATGCCGGGCATGTTGTGCAGGCCGTAGATCTCGTCGACCGGAAAGCGCGCGAAGAGGCCGTCGTCCATCATGGCCTTCGCGCCGCGGCCGTGCTCCTCGGCGGGCTGGAAGATGAAGCGCACGGTGCCATCGAAATCCTGCCGTTCCCGCAGCAGACGCGCCGCGCCGAGGACGATCGACATGTGGCCGTCGTGGCCGCAGGCGTGCATCTTTCCGGGGGTGGCCGAGGCATAGGCGCGGTCGGTGGGCACCTCGGTGATGTTCAGCGCATCCATCTCGGCGCGCAGGCCGATCACGCCCTTGCCGCTGCCGACCTTGAGGTTCGCCACGAGCCCCGTGCCGCCGATGCCGGTGTGCACCTCCAGGCCCAGCGCCCTCAGCACGCCGATGACGAAAGCCGAGGTCTTCACCTCCTCGAAGCCGGTCTCGGGCATCGCATGCAGCTGGCGGCGCCAGCCCGAAAGCTGGTCGCGCAGGGGTTCGTCGGGGAATTTCATGACGCGATGCTATTGACAATGCGGCGATACGGGCACGCAAAATCGAGCCCTTCAACGCAACGTTTTTGCGTACACGGCCTGCATGACCTCCTCCCCCCTCGACGCCATCGACCTCCGCCTGCTCGAGCTGATCCAGGCCAACAGCCGCATGTCGCAAAGCGAGCTGGGCGAGCGCGTCCACCTCTCGACGGCGGCCGTGAACCGGCGGCTCAAGCGCATGCGCGACGACGGCGTGATCCGGCGCTACGGCGCTGTGCTGGCGCCCGCCGCGCTGGGCCATCCGCTGTCCATCGTGGCCGAGGTGGAAGTCGAGAGCGAGCACATCGACCTGCTCGATGCAATGAAACAGAGTTTCAGGAACTGCCCGCAGGTGCAGCAGTGCTACTACGTGACGGGCGAGTGGGACTTCATCCTCATCCTCGTGGTGCAGGACATGGCGCAGTACACGGCGCTGAGCCGGCAGCTGTTCTTCCAGAGCAACAACGTGAAGCGCTTTCGCACGCTGGTGACGATGGACCCGGTAAAGGTCAGCCTGGATGTGCCGGTGCGGCCGGAAGCGATGGAATAGGCAGCTGCGCGGATGGGCGCGTCAAGAAAGCCCAAGGAGCACCGCGATGCCCGTGACAAACCAGTTCGCGGTCGTTGCATTGGCCGCACTCTCCTTGGAGATCGGCCACAGCTTCGCACGCTTCCACGCGCGCAGATTGCATGCGATGGCAAGCACCAGCCCGCTGAAGAAGAGCAAGGCCGAATGCAGGCCGATGGCTGCGATCAGCGCTACCAGGACGATCAGGATTCCTGCCGCCCAGATGCCACTGGAAGTGCTCGCCAGCACATGGCAAAGACCGCCGCAGGCTTCGCACGTCGCAGGCGCGGCGCGGCTGGACCAGCGCTTGGCGAAACCGGTGATGCCGGGCTTCTTGCAATGCGGGCAGTCGTACTTCACAGGAAGATCCACGCCACGATCACGGTCAGGATGATGGCCAGCGGGATGAGGCCGCTCAGCCGCGAGATGCAGCCGAGCATGAACAGCGGCACTCGTCCCGCAAACTCGCGCAAGTGGTCGGCCACGCGGTGACCCCGGGGCAGCGCTGCAGCAACGGCCAACGAGAGCACGATGAGCCCGAGGCCCATGGCAACGAAGATCGCCAGGCAGGTGAGGATGAGCGAGACCGGAGGTTTCATGTGCTGCGCAAGATATCGCAGTTCAGGCGCCGCGCAAAACCGGCGCGGTCACCCCGCGTCGGAAATCCCGAGCTCCGAGCACACCCGCCCCACCAGCGCCTTCAACGACGCCAGCTCGGCTTCGAGCCGCGCCACGTTGGCCTTCAGCGCCGCGACTTCGCCGAGCGACGCATCGTGCGATGCGTACGCCCCCTCGCCCGATGCGCCGGCCGGCCCCGCGACCTCTTCCGCCGGCTGCCCGCTCAGCAGATGCGCCCAGCGGCTTTCGCGCGCGCCGGGCAGCCGGGCCAGCTTCACCACCAGCGCGCCGGCCGGCCGCTCCGAGAGTTCGTCGAGAAAGCCCTCGACCGAAGAGATGTCCGCGAAGTTATGCATGCGGTCGCAGGCGATGCGCAGTTCGCCGGCGGTCTGCGGACCGCGCAGCATCAGCACGGTGAGCAGGATCACCGACTGCGAGGGAATGCGCAGCACGCGGTCGATGTTGTGCTCGTAGCGGAACGCGCGGCCGCCGCTGCTTTCCGCGACGAGGCTGTAGCCCTTGAGGCTGTCGATGGCGGACTGGATCTGCGATTCGGTGAGTTCGAGCACCGGGTTGCGGCTGGTCTTCTGGTTGCAGCCCGACACCAGCGAATTGAGCGTGAGCGGGTAGCTGTCGGGCACGGTGCGCTGCTTTTCGGCGAGCACGCCGAGCACGCGGGTTTCGAGGAGGGACAGGATGGGCAGCGGTGTGGACATGGCTCAACGACAACAGGATTCGAAAGTGAAGACGCAAGGTGCGGCCAGGAATTTCATGGCGACACCACACCGAGTATCGGCCCCAGCTCACGCACGAAGTCGCTTCGCCCCAGTGCCTTCGAGTACAGCGCCGAGACGGTGCCGTCGAGGTACAGGGCATCGCGGCAATGCAGCACGTCGCGGAAGTAGAGCGCGAAATCGTGGAAATTCACCGGCGTCTCGCTCATCACGAAGATCGCCGTGTGGCCCGACGCGCAGACGCCGTTGCGGATCTTGCGCGAGTCGGAATTCGGAATGAGCGCCGGGTGCAGCACGCCATGGCGCAACAGCAGCGGGCCGGATTGCGTGGCGAGGCGCACGCCGCCGCGCTTGGCGAATGCCGGGTATTCCGAGGACTCGATCACGCGGGGGCCGTCATCGGTGACGAGGAACACGCCGTTCGGCTTCAGGAAGAAGTTGCCGGCGCCGCTCGCCAGGTTGAGCGGCGCCTCTTCGCGGCCATCGCGCACGAAGAGGCCGACCGGGGAGAAGTCCGCGTGGTACATGCCGGCGTTGACCGCGAAGGCGAGCTGCCGGCCTTGCGCCTTCAACCAGGCATCGAGCCGGTCGAAGCGCTTGAACGCGACGCCGGTGTCGTCGTTCAGGAACAGCGCGAGCTTCTCAGTGCGAAGGTCGACCTTCACGACCGTGTAGCGCGGGTCCGCCGCAACCGACGCACAGCTCGCAAGGAAGACGGCCAGCAGAAGCAGAAGCTTTCTCATGGCCGGCTGCGCCGTCTTCTTCGGATCAACCGCCGTTGATGCGGCTGACCAGCGCCTTGGTGAACGCGGCGGTGTTCGCCGTGCCGCCCAGGTCGCCGGTGCGCACGTTGTCGATGTTCAGCGTCTGGTCGATGGCCGTGCGCAGGCGCGTGGCCAGTTCGGGCATCTTCGTGTGGTCCAGCATCATCGCGGCGGCCAGCAGCAGTGCCGTGGGGTTGGCGATGCCCTTGCCGGCGATGTCGGGCGCCGAGCCGTGCACGGCCTCGAAGATCGCCGCATCGGTGCCGATGTTCGCGCCGGGCGCCATGCCCAGGCCGCCGACGAGGCCGGCCACGAGGTCGGAGAGGATGTCGCCGAACAGGTTGGTCGTCACCAGCATGTCGAACTGCCAGGGGTTGAGCACCAGCTTCATCGCGCAGGCGTCCACGATGATCGAGTCGAGCTCGAACTTGCCCTTGTACTTTTCCGCGTAGAGCTGCTCGCCGGTCTCCAGGAACAGGCCGGTCAGCACCTTCATGATGTTGGCCTTGTGCACCAGCGTGACCTTCTTGCGGCCGGTGGCGATGGCGGTGTCGAACGCGTACTCGAGCACCCGGCGGCAGCCCTGCCGCGTGTTGATGCCGGTGGCCATGCCCACGGCATGCGGGTCGTCGTCGATGCGCACGTAGTGCTCGTGGCCGATGTAGAGGCCCTCGAGGTTCTCGCGCACGATCATCAGGTCGATCTTCTCGAAACGGCCGCCCGGGATGATGGTGCGCGCGGGGCGCAGGTTGGCGTAGAGCTGGAATTCTTCGCGCAACCGCACGTTCGACGAGCGGTAGCCGCCGCCCGAGGGGGTCTCCAGCGGGCCCTTGAGCGCGAGGCGGGTGCTGCGGATGCTGTCGAGCGTGGCCTTGGGCAGCGGATCGCCCGAGGCCTTGACGCCGCCGAGGCCGGCGATCTGGGTGTCCCAGGCGAAGGGGGCCTTCAGCGCATCGAGCGCGGCCAGCGTGGCGTCGACGATTTCGGGGCCGATGCCATCACCGGGGATGAGGGTTGCGGGAATGGGGGTGGTCATCGGCTGCGGCTCGCTTTCTGTATCGGAGGGTCGAGCATACGTCTCGTGCGAGACACCCCGCGCTTTCGTGGGTCACTCACTCGTGGCCGGACAGTTCCTGGTCCAGCAGCGAGGCGCGGCCGACGACACGGCCGGGCCGCAGCAGCGCACCGGGCGCGATGACCGCATTGGCGCCGATGCGCGCCCCATCCCCGATGAGCGCGCCGAACTTCTCGCAGCCCGTGGGTTGCAGCGCACCGCCCTCGCCGCTGCGCACGAAGATTTCCTTGGCGGCGCGCTCGTTGCGGTGGTTGCAGACGATGCTGCCGGCTTCCATGTTGACGCCCGCG
This region of Variovorax sp. RKNM96 genomic DNA includes:
- a CDS encoding patatin-like phospholipase family protein yields the protein MTETSPATGLLLTGGGARAAYQVGVLEAIAEMRRAAGPAAGTGNPFPVITGTSAGAINAAALACGADNFDHVVAHIAEVWSSFRAEQVYRADSLSVIGSGARWRMLLGFGRFAANWMRVKPKSLLDNAPLADLLQRMVPLDRLPQLMHEGHVQALAVTASSYSSGEHVTFFEAAVPMEPWVRSQRLSVRDRITHHHLLASSAIPFVFPATALPMQGHTEYFGDGSMRQSAPIAAAIHLGAERILVIGAGRMHEPRETTAPNTHSGYPTMAQIAGHALSSIFLDALAVDIERLRRINHTLGLIPEEVRASSALRPLDLLVISPSERLDVIAARHVDSLPGAVRHLLGGSKAAADVKGGALASYLLFESGYTRELMALGRADAMKQRDEVLRFFGWNAA
- a CDS encoding diaminopropionate ammonia-lyase — encoded protein: MLVINKNATRGAYPGELRDILSIAEAKRTRAWLSRWSQLAPEPTPLWQLPDMAEELGVAGIFVKDESKRSSLGSFKALGAPAALVRLILRAHPAWDPVDVLRGAHAAELQSLVVISATDGNHGRALAAAAQSIGVRCVIVLHRHVSVERETAIADFGAEIVRIEGNYDASVAHAAALAQEHGWQVVSDTSYAGYEDIPRDVMQGYGILADEVMEQQEGTVMFSHVILQGGVGGLAAGVASYLWEQYGEKRPTLIVVEPRQADCLLQSAINGFASNATGSVDSVMAGLACGETSPLAWRFLAPSVDAFLTIEDGDAVEAMCLLARGSAHDSPIVSGESGAAGIAALRVLTLSDDLWRKVRLDVRSKVLLISTEGATAPSVYRDLVGLDADEVLRRQSAPVRL
- a CDS encoding M20 aminoacylase family protein — its product is MKFPDEPLRDQLSGWRRQLHAMPETGFEEVKTSAFVIGVLRALGLEVHTGIGGTGLVANLKVGSGKGVIGLRAEMDALNITEVPTDRAYASATPGKMHACGHDGHMSIVLGAARLLRERQDFDGTVRFIFQPAEEHGRGAKAMMDDGLFARFPVDEIYGLHNMPGMRAGTISTRAGGLMASEDNFVIHVKGRGTHAARPHMGIDPIVIGAQIVLALQSIVARTLDPGAQAVVSCTEFITDGIRNAIPSNVVIKGDTRSYDPEVQKMLAARMREISEGICRMHGAGCDFSYTHEFAPTVNWAECVPVAVAAATAVVGAENVDANVAPMMISEDFGAFLKVVPGAFVFLGNGAEGAPGGTPLHNGSYDFNDEVLETGARYFAEIVRLRLPR
- a CDS encoding Lrp/AsnC family transcriptional regulator gives rise to the protein MTSSPLDAIDLRLLELIQANSRMSQSELGERVHLSTAAVNRRLKRMRDDGVIRRYGAVLAPAALGHPLSIVAEVEVESEHIDLLDAMKQSFRNCPQVQQCYYVTGEWDFILILVVQDMAQYTALSRQLFFQSNNVKRFRTLVTMDPVKVSLDVPVRPEAME
- a CDS encoding YceH family protein, giving the protein MSTPLPILSLLETRVLGVLAEKQRTVPDSYPLTLNSLVSGCNQKTSRNPVLELTESQIQSAIDSLKGYSLVAESSGGRAFRYEHNIDRVLRIPSQSVILLTVLMLRGPQTAGELRIACDRMHNFADISSVEGFLDELSERPAGALVVKLARLPGARESRWAHLLSGQPAEEVAGPAGASGEGAYASHDASLGEVAALKANVARLEAELASLKALVGRVCSELGISDAG
- a CDS encoding phosphodiester glycosidase family protein — protein: MRKLLLLLAVFLASCASVAADPRYTVVKVDLRTEKLALFLNDDTGVAFKRFDRLDAWLKAQGRQLAFAVNAGMYHADFSPVGLFVRDGREEAPLNLASGAGNFFLKPNGVFLVTDDGPRVIESSEYPAFAKRGGVRLATQSGPLLLRHGVLHPALIPNSDSRKIRNGVCASGHTAIFVMSETPVNFHDFALYFRDVLHCRDALYLDGTVSALYSKALGRSDFVRELGPILGVVSP
- a CDS encoding isocitrate/isopropylmalate family dehydrogenase translates to MTTPIPATLIPGDGIGPEIVDATLAALDALKAPFAWDTQIAGLGGVKASGDPLPKATLDSIRSTRLALKGPLETPSGGGYRSSNVRLREEFQLYANLRPARTIIPGGRFEKIDLMIVRENLEGLYIGHEHYVRIDDDPHAVGMATGINTRQGCRRVLEYAFDTAIATGRKKVTLVHKANIMKVLTGLFLETGEQLYAEKYKGKFELDSIIVDACAMKLVLNPWQFDMLVTTNLFGDILSDLVAGLVGGLGMAPGANIGTDAAIFEAVHGSAPDIAGKGIANPTALLLAAAMMLDHTKMPELATRLRTAIDQTLNIDNVRTGDLGGTANTAAFTKALVSRINGG